In a single window of the Actinomycetota bacterium genome:
- a CDS encoding catechol 2,3-dioxygenase yields the protein MGILRLSHVDVRVPDLDLASAYYTEVMGLLEVERTATEVYLKCWDEPDHHSVKLAYAPRVGLDLISFKVEADEDLAELESRVEGYGFPVRRVSRGESVGQGESIRFETPSGQLMELVREVERVGGLLPKVNPPPFPPQELRGIAPPRIDHVLVTAEEVAEATRFYMEVLGFRLTEQLLDGNGHQIGVWMERSHSPHDLAVVTGANGGLHHFAFWLDDWDHVRKAADILAYNGVQIDVGPTRHGITRGNTIYFFDPLGTRNEVFTGGYRPDPDFPTITWTEDNIGRAIFYYEGDLNDRFMKVHT from the coding sequence ATGGGGATCCTCCGCCTGTCGCACGTGGACGTCCGCGTGCCCGACCTGGACCTGGCCAGCGCCTACTACACCGAGGTCATGGGCCTGCTCGAGGTCGAGCGGACCGCCACCGAGGTCTACCTCAAGTGCTGGGACGAGCCCGACCACCACTCGGTCAAGCTCGCCTACGCCCCCCGGGTCGGGCTCGACCTGATCAGCTTCAAGGTCGAGGCCGACGAGGACCTGGCCGAGCTCGAGTCGCGGGTCGAGGGCTACGGCTTCCCGGTGCGCCGCGTGTCGCGCGGCGAGTCGGTCGGCCAGGGCGAGTCGATCCGCTTCGAGACCCCCTCGGGGCAGCTGATGGAGCTGGTCCGCGAGGTCGAGCGGGTCGGCGGGCTGCTCCCCAAGGTCAACCCGCCGCCGTTCCCGCCCCAAGAGCTCCGCGGCATCGCCCCGCCCCGGATCGACCACGTCCTGGTCACGGCCGAGGAGGTGGCCGAGGCGACCCGCTTCTACATGGAGGTGCTGGGGTTCCGCCTCACCGAGCAGCTGCTGGACGGCAACGGCCACCAGATCGGCGTCTGGATGGAGCGCTCCCACTCGCCCCACGACCTGGCCGTGGTCACCGGGGCCAACGGCGGCCTGCACCACTTCGCGTTCTGGCTGGACGACTGGGACCACGTGCGCAAGGCGGCCGACATCCTGGCCTACAACGGGGTCCAGATCGACGTCGGCCCGACCCGCCACGGCATCACCCGCGGCAACACCATCTACTTCTTCGACCCCCTCGGCACCCGCAACGAGGTGTTCACCGGCGGCTACCGGCCCGACCCGGACTTCCCCACCATCACCTGGACCGAGGACAACATCGGCCGGGCGATCTTCTACTACGAGGGCGACCTGAACGACCGGTTCATGAAGGTCCACACCTGA